A portion of the Corynebacterium ammoniagenes DSM 20306 genome contains these proteins:
- a CDS encoding YdcF family protein, producing MAAQSSTLESFPTSDMPTDIAPAIVIGVSAVGAILLVAGIYILIRDGRRIATPIYITMGIGLLAIGIGMLFSNFGDPFPLLVILVVAVSIFLLGNVLGYPALVIFLLYAGLTILRRESRSLGNALALLAGIGLLLLPSILQRLAPSDTMRLDAAYMAKFALHLSVVLIVLYFGFIFAAFIAAFVLYRWRRYRTEPEAVIVLGSGLINGEVPPLLAARLDKSLEVQKKFSNHPVIITSGGQGSDEPRPEGEAMRDYLLSKGVEPARVVAETESRNTEENLHFSRKLLTDPSDQVVVATSSYHVFRAALLTRTLGMRAHVVGARTAWYYFPSALLREFVGIIRDRLWFTVLSVAVLIVFAISCTAVIVPAVVYAAG from the coding sequence ATGGCTGCACAATCATCAACACTGGAATCTTTTCCTACCAGCGATATGCCCACCGATATCGCACCTGCGATTGTCATTGGCGTTAGTGCTGTCGGCGCGATCCTGCTTGTCGCCGGCATCTATATCCTCATTCGCGATGGCAGGCGTATTGCCACACCGATTTACATAACCATGGGCATCGGTCTGCTCGCTATTGGCATCGGAATGCTCTTTAGCAACTTCGGTGACCCGTTTCCGCTGCTAGTCATTCTCGTTGTTGCCGTGAGCATTTTCCTTTTGGGCAACGTATTAGGCTATCCAGCTTTAGTAATTTTCTTGCTCTATGCCGGGCTGACCATCCTGCGCAGAGAAAGCCGCTCTTTAGGTAATGCCTTAGCTCTACTCGCGGGCATCGGGCTATTGCTTCTGCCATCGATCTTGCAGCGGTTGGCACCGTCCGACACGATGCGCCTGGATGCGGCCTATATGGCCAAGTTTGCCCTTCACCTGTCGGTGGTTTTGATTGTTTTATACTTTGGCTTCATCTTCGCGGCGTTTATTGCTGCGTTCGTGCTGTATCGGTGGCGCCGCTACCGCACCGAGCCCGAGGCCGTTATTGTTTTGGGCTCCGGTCTAATCAATGGCGAAGTTCCACCACTTCTGGCTGCGCGCTTAGATAAAAGCTTGGAGGTTCAAAAGAAATTCTCCAATCACCCCGTCATCATCACCAGTGGTGGTCAGGGATCCGATGAGCCGCGGCCGGAAGGTGAAGCGATGCGGGATTATCTACTGTCCAAGGGAGTCGAGCCCGCACGCGTAGTTGCAGAAACCGAATCCCGGAACACGGAAGAAAACCTGCACTTTTCACGCAAGCTACTAACAGACCCATCTGACCAGGTCGTTGTTGCTACCAGTAGCTACCACGTATTTCGCGCGGCGTTGCTGACGAGGACATTAGGAATGCGTGCACACGTCGTTGGCGCACGCACCGCCTGGTACTACTTCCCGAGTGCATTACTGCGCGAATTTGTCGGCATCATCCGCGATAGGTTGTGGTTTACGGTCTTAAGCGTCGCGGTACTTATCGTCTTCGCGATTAGTTGCACCGCGGTTATCGTGCCCGCTGTGGTCTACGCTGCAGGGTAA
- a CDS encoding PLP-dependent aminotransferase family protein — protein MRSDLVSTLPLVLDPEQSLPIPTQLTTQIRELVATRILSPGDHIPSTRGLAKQLGISRGSVVTAYDQLAAEGYIVTAHGSGTTINPSLHLLKPKELDTADIPREDAPANPFHLNLDPGVPDTSTLINSEWRASWREASSNPPAHRPAQGLPALRVEIAEHLRRMRGLITDPSRIIVTAGAREGLTLLLRTFDGPARIGVESPGYPSLRRVPQVLGHHIVDLPTDAEGLVVDDLPTDLDAVLITPSHQYPYGGSLPAARRTELVNWAEHTDTLLIEDDFDSELRYVGMPLPPLTALAAERTILLGTFSSVISPHISCGYLVAPSAFAAEMTELRGVLGQPVSAITQSAVANFLDSGALRRRTQRLRRVYRRRRATVQRVFDDIDDAELRPIKGGLHAVVICQRPADDVVAELNERGISVTALSQYWGGSSGAENGIVFGFGSHDDDTLDWALAEISDAIQV, from the coding sequence ATGCGCTCCGATCTTGTTTCTACATTGCCGCTGGTCCTCGACCCGGAGCAGTCGTTGCCGATTCCCACGCAGCTAACCACACAGATTCGAGAGCTCGTCGCCACGCGAATATTAAGCCCCGGCGATCACATTCCCAGCACCCGCGGCTTAGCTAAACAGCTCGGAATCTCGCGCGGAAGCGTGGTCACTGCCTATGACCAGCTCGCGGCGGAAGGCTATATTGTCACCGCGCATGGCTCCGGCACCACGATCAACCCGAGCTTGCATTTGCTCAAGCCCAAGGAGTTGGACACTGCCGATATTCCACGGGAAGACGCGCCGGCTAACCCTTTCCACCTCAACCTTGATCCCGGTGTTCCGGATACTTCCACGCTGATCAACTCGGAGTGGCGCGCATCGTGGCGCGAGGCATCGTCGAATCCCCCAGCGCATCGTCCAGCGCAAGGACTACCTGCTTTGCGCGTGGAAATCGCCGAGCACCTACGCCGTATGCGCGGGTTGATCACCGATCCTTCACGCATCATCGTCACTGCCGGTGCGCGTGAAGGGCTAACTTTGCTGCTGCGTACCTTTGATGGCCCGGCGCGCATTGGTGTGGAATCTCCGGGCTATCCCAGTTTGCGCCGGGTTCCCCAAGTGCTTGGCCATCATATTGTCGATCTCCCGACCGATGCCGAAGGCTTGGTGGTAGACGACCTCCCAACTGACCTTGATGCGGTGTTGATTACTCCCAGCCATCAATACCCCTACGGTGGTTCTTTGCCTGCGGCTCGTCGAACCGAGCTGGTGAACTGGGCCGAACACACCGATACCTTGTTGATTGAAGATGACTTCGATTCCGAGCTGCGCTACGTCGGTATGCCGCTGCCTCCGCTAACCGCTCTTGCTGCGGAGCGCACCATCTTGCTCGGCACCTTCTCCTCTGTCATTAGCCCCCATATTTCTTGTGGCTACTTGGTCGCCCCTTCTGCCTTCGCGGCTGAGATGACCGAACTGCGCGGCGTACTGGGACAACCGGTCAGCGCCATTACCCAATCCGCTGTCGCTAACTTCCTAGACAGCGGTGCGTTACGACGCCGCACTCAACGCTTACGCCGGGTTTACCGTCGCCGCCGCGCCACCGTGCAACGCGTTTTTGACGATATTGACGATGCCGAACTACGCCCCATCAAAGGTGGCCTTCACGCCGTTGTCATCTGTCAACGCCCCGCCGATGACGTCGTTGCTGAACTTAATGAGCGCGGCATCTCCGTCACCGCGCTCTCGCAGTACTGGGGTGGCAGCAGCGGCGCAGAAAACGGCATTGTCTTCGGATTCGGCTCGCATGACGATGACACCCTGGATTGGGCTTTGGCCGAAATCTCAGACGCAATTCAGGTATAG
- a CDS encoding prephenate dehydrogenase — protein MSSKDVFRPTCIIGLGLIGGSLLRDVAARGQTVYGFNRSTSGVRAAIKEGFDASDDLIATLQRAAADDALIVIAVPMHAVGEILDAIMQHAPNCGFTDVVSVKKEVLRLVKERDLESHYVGSHPMAGTADSGWSHSHTGLFKQAAWAIAFDYAVDNDDPGKFWIELFTDVTKLIQLAGAEAIPVHVANHDAAVARVSHLPHVLAEALAVVGDNGGILAQSLAASSFKDGTRVAGTSPTLVRQMCETNSAALVEALDEALILLADARDNLAADPADMSYLADAGYRARTRLDARSNAHKNSVSPVKISSRPVLRLQPGSYGWVSTLKQAESLGGRIEVF, from the coding sequence GTGAGTTCAAAAGATGTGTTTCGCCCTACCTGCATCATCGGTTTAGGTTTAATCGGTGGTTCCCTCCTTCGTGATGTCGCGGCCCGTGGCCAGACTGTTTATGGCTTCAACCGCTCTACCTCCGGGGTGCGCGCCGCCATCAAAGAAGGCTTCGATGCCTCCGATGATCTAATTGCCACCTTGCAGCGCGCGGCTGCCGATGACGCCTTGATTGTCATTGCCGTGCCCATGCACGCGGTGGGCGAGATTTTAGATGCCATAATGCAGCACGCTCCCAATTGCGGTTTCACCGACGTTGTCTCCGTCAAGAAGGAAGTACTTCGCCTGGTCAAAGAACGCGATCTGGAATCGCACTATGTGGGCTCCCACCCTATGGCCGGTACGGCCGATTCCGGTTGGAGTCATTCTCACACCGGTCTGTTTAAACAAGCTGCCTGGGCTATTGCTTTTGACTACGCCGTGGACAATGACGATCCCGGCAAGTTTTGGATTGAGCTTTTCACCGATGTCACCAAGCTCATCCAGCTCGCTGGCGCGGAAGCTATCCCCGTGCACGTGGCCAACCACGACGCCGCCGTTGCCCGCGTCTCGCACCTGCCGCACGTACTCGCTGAAGCGCTTGCCGTCGTCGGCGATAACGGCGGAATTTTGGCACAGTCCTTGGCTGCCAGCTCGTTTAAAGACGGCACCCGCGTCGCGGGCACCTCTCCTACCCTGGTGCGCCAGATGTGTGAAACCAACTCCGCAGCCCTTGTCGAAGCCTTGGATGAAGCACTGATCCTGCTTGCCGATGCCCGCGACAATCTCGCCGCCGACCCCGCCGATATGTCCTATCTCGCCGATGCCGGCTACCGCGCCCGCACCCGACTGGATGCCCGCTCCAACGCGCACAAGAACTCCGTCTCCCCCGTCAAGATTTCTTCCCGGCCCGTCCTGCGCCTACAGCCCGGCTCCTACGGCTGGGTCTCCACCCTGAAACAAGCCGAGTCTCTAGGTGGGCGCATCGAGGTCTTTTAA
- a CDS encoding IS256-like element ISCoam1 family transposase, protein MTKNHPLCPVCHELMKRNGFTSKGTQRWRCKSTTCGASTTKQRRDKRLAADFKRFITHVTGQQSMDTIACDMGISRRYLSTRFRTFWYIPTPDPVDPHRIFDQLFIDGTHLSAGCLLIASTKNHIVNWVWAKEENTHDYLRLLQPIPAPLMVCLDGGRGAYSAIKKDWPSTRIQRCLVHAQRVVRRYVTSQPRTNAGQDIYRLARTLSRITDLDQAAQWSAQLHNFYVTYKDYLNEKTLSIITGKREFTHLRVRKAYYSLENLDRKQWLFTYLNPPQNPADPDIKWACTTNSLEGGFNSPLKQHARLHRGRSGERQRKTIDWWLYLRTHRPKDPQEIAKECNWGRDALSKVNATTHNENQANQETGRPALYDNAISTEYSHNLGIQKGWIGT, encoded by the coding sequence ATGACGAAAAACCATCCACTATGCCCGGTCTGCCATGAGCTGATGAAACGCAATGGATTTACCTCCAAAGGCACACAACGCTGGCGCTGTAAATCCACAACCTGCGGCGCTAGCACCACGAAACAACGCCGCGATAAGCGACTCGCTGCGGACTTTAAACGCTTCATCACCCATGTCACAGGCCAACAATCCATGGACACCATCGCCTGTGACATGGGAATATCACGCCGCTACCTCAGCACCCGGTTTCGCACCTTCTGGTACATCCCCACCCCAGACCCAGTCGATCCCCACCGCATCTTCGACCAACTATTTATCGACGGAACCCACCTCTCTGCCGGTTGTCTACTAATTGCCTCCACGAAAAACCACATCGTCAACTGGGTTTGGGCGAAAGAAGAAAACACCCATGACTACCTCAGGCTGCTCCAACCGATCCCCGCACCCCTGATGGTTTGCTTAGACGGTGGACGCGGTGCCTACAGCGCCATCAAAAAAGACTGGCCCAGCACACGCATCCAACGCTGCCTCGTCCACGCCCAACGCGTCGTACGCCGCTATGTCACCTCACAACCACGCACCAACGCCGGACAAGACATCTACCGCCTGGCACGCACACTCAGCCGAATTACCGACCTGGACCAAGCAGCTCAATGGTCGGCACAACTGCACAACTTCTATGTGACATACAAGGACTACCTCAACGAAAAGACCTTGTCGATCATCACCGGGAAAAGAGAATTTACCCACCTTCGAGTGCGTAAAGCCTATTACAGTCTCGAAAACCTCGACCGTAAACAATGGCTATTTACCTACCTCAACCCACCACAGAATCCGGCTGACCCCGATATTAAGTGGGCCTGCACCACCAACAGCCTGGAAGGCGGATTTAACTCCCCACTCAAACAACACGCCAGACTCCACCGAGGAAGAAGCGGTGAACGACAACGCAAAACCATCGACTGGTGGCTATACCTGCGCACACATCGCCCGAAAGACCCACAAGAAATAGCCAAAGAATGCAATTGGGGCCGTGACGCACTGTCCAAGGTAAACGCCACGACCCACAACGAGAACCAAGCCAACCAAGAAACAGGAAGACCAGCCCTCTACGACAACGCTATCTCAACCGAATACAGCCACAACCTCGGCATCCAAAAAGGCTGGATCGGCACCTAA
- a CDS encoding LppP/LprE family lipoprotein, translating to MRRALPVIAAALTSLALTSCSGTEDSAQEANPTTVTSTVTAPADEPPQTTESPAPGNDGEATTEPPATTPPPADCGISPSSDAITAPISTLEPPSAPNTAWVYEGDSNYDPCADLSYALLVQRPQGNSQFGTQILFFHHGEYIGIDSTYPQQAMNIEDKGNALVVTYKDWEALDDAGGSNAESPNYTATVTFFWDEATNQLGTEGTFPNQGS from the coding sequence ATGCGCCGCGCACTTCCCGTCATAGCCGCAGCTTTAACCTCACTCGCCCTGACATCATGCTCAGGCACTGAGGACTCCGCCCAAGAGGCCAACCCAACCACCGTCACCTCTACCGTCACCGCCCCGGCCGACGAACCCCCTCAGACCACCGAGTCCCCCGCCCCCGGCAATGACGGCGAAGCAACCACAGAACCCCCTGCAACCACGCCACCTCCCGCGGATTGCGGCATCTCCCCCTCCAGCGACGCCATCACCGCGCCCATCTCCACGTTGGAACCACCAAGTGCTCCCAACACCGCCTGGGTCTACGAAGGCGACAGCAATTACGACCCCTGCGCTGATTTAAGCTACGCACTGTTAGTCCAACGGCCCCAAGGTAACTCTCAGTTCGGCACCCAGATCCTGTTCTTCCACCACGGCGAGTACATCGGCATTGATTCCACCTACCCGCAACAAGCGATGAACATCGAAGACAAAGGCAACGCCCTCGTAGTCACCTACAAAGACTGGGAAGCGCTTGACGATGCCGGCGGCTCCAACGCCGAATCCCCCAACTACACCGCCACCGTCACCTTCTTCTGGGACGAAGCCACCAACCAACTCGGCACCGAGGGAACATTCCCGAACCAAGGATCTTAG
- a CDS encoding SLC13 family permease, which yields MSTPVTHESTHEAAGEEDKGPKAQEWRRQLTGLFVGLILAALVYLFFPSNSVETVMESTGADPEGEYTHQSLRIVAATTVLMGAWWMTEAIPLAATALLPIVIFPITGVAEFSSVGGPYASSTIFLFMGGFLLALGLQRWNLHRRLALYVVKVVGTSPKRLILGFMIATGFMSMWVSNTATAVVMLPIGISVLQLTAETVGGMKNQKKFATALMLAIAYSASIGSLGTLIGTPPNALLAGYMKESHGITIGFGQWMLVGLPVAIVFTVIAWLVLITVFKPEMDHIPGGKELINDEVEKLGKWTGPQIQVGIIFLLAAFTWVAVPLLMDTMGWDFPYDDAIVGMTAGLLMFILPADRKTGVRLLDWKTANELPWDVLLLFGGGLSLSAMFTASGLSLWIGEVAKGLGSLPIFLLMGAVAALVLVLTEFTSNTATAATFLPIMGGVSVGIGLTATGEINVLLLTIPVALAATCAFMMPVATPPNAIAFGSGYVTIGEMIKGGVWLNLISLVLITLAAYFIAVPVFGLVF from the coding sequence ATGTCGACCCCAGTAACGCACGAATCGACGCACGAAGCGGCAGGTGAAGAAGACAAGGGGCCCAAAGCGCAAGAATGGCGCCGTCAATTAACCGGGCTTTTCGTAGGCCTAATCCTGGCCGCATTGGTTTACCTATTCTTTCCTTCCAACTCAGTTGAAACTGTTATGGAATCAACTGGTGCTGATCCAGAAGGAGAGTACACTCACCAGTCCCTCCGCATCGTCGCCGCCACCACCGTGCTTATGGGCGCGTGGTGGATGACAGAGGCAATTCCGCTCGCAGCCACTGCCTTGCTGCCTATCGTCATCTTCCCGATCACTGGCGTCGCAGAATTTTCTTCCGTCGGCGGGCCTTATGCTTCATCCACGATTTTCCTATTCATGGGCGGTTTCTTACTGGCCCTTGGCCTACAGCGCTGGAACCTGCACCGTAGGTTGGCGCTGTATGTGGTGAAGGTTGTCGGTACTTCGCCAAAACGCCTCATTCTCGGCTTTATGATTGCCACTGGCTTTATGTCCATGTGGGTATCCAACACCGCAACCGCCGTGGTTATGTTGCCAATTGGCATTTCCGTGTTGCAGCTCACCGCTGAAACAGTCGGTGGAATGAAAAACCAAAAGAAGTTTGCTACGGCGCTCATGCTGGCTATTGCTTACTCCGCATCGATCGGCTCTCTAGGAACCTTGATTGGTACCCCGCCAAATGCCTTGCTTGCCGGGTACATGAAAGAATCCCACGGAATCACCATTGGCTTCGGCCAATGGATGCTGGTGGGGTTGCCCGTCGCCATTGTCTTTACCGTTATTGCATGGTTGGTTCTTATCACCGTGTTCAAACCAGAAATGGATCACATCCCCGGTGGCAAGGAACTCATCAACGATGAGGTTGAAAAGCTGGGCAAGTGGACCGGTCCGCAGATTCAAGTAGGCATCATCTTCCTGTTGGCGGCATTTACCTGGGTTGCAGTGCCATTGCTTATGGACACTATGGGTTGGGACTTCCCTTATGACGATGCCATCGTGGGTATGACTGCAGGCTTGTTAATGTTCATTCTTCCTGCGGACCGCAAGACTGGTGTGCGCCTGCTGGACTGGAAGACTGCAAATGAACTGCCGTGGGACGTCCTGCTGCTTTTCGGTGGTGGCTTATCACTATCCGCAATGTTTACCGCGTCAGGCTTGTCCCTATGGATCGGTGAGGTAGCTAAGGGGCTGGGAAGCCTCCCAATCTTCTTGCTCATGGGCGCGGTTGCAGCCTTGGTACTTGTCCTGACGGAGTTCACATCCAACACGGCAACCGCAGCGACCTTCCTGCCGATTATGGGAGGCGTTTCCGTTGGTATTGGTCTGACAGCAACCGGCGAAATTAACGTTCTGCTCCTGACTATCCCAGTGGCGCTGGCCGCAACGTGTGCCTTTATGATGCCGGTGGCCACCCCGCCAAACGCGATTGCCTTCGGCTCGGGTTATGTCACCATCGGCGAAATGATCAAGGGCGGCGTCTGGCTCAACCTTATTTCTCTGGTTCTGATTACCCTGGCCGCGTATTTTATCGCTGTGCCGGTATTCGGGTTGGTGTTCTAG
- the pdxS gene encoding pyridoxal 5'-phosphate synthase lyase subunit PdxS yields the protein MTQTFVEENQGNTPPNVAATRVNRGIADSFKGGVIMDVVTPEQARIAEASGATAVMALERVPADIRAQGGVARMSDPDLIEGIVNAVSIPVMAKARIGHFVEAQVLEALGVDFIDESEVLSPADYTHHINKWKFKVPFVCGATNLGEALRRITEGAAMIRSKGEAGTGDVSEAVRHLRTIRGDINRLRSLDEDELFVAAKEFQAPYDLVREVASTGKLPVTTFVAGGVSTPADAALVRQMGAEGVFVGSGIFKSGNPEARAVAIVKAATNYDDPSVIAEVSRGLGEAMVGINVSDVPAPHRLAERGW from the coding sequence ATGACCCAAACATTTGTTGAAGAAAACCAAGGCAATACTCCACCGAATGTGGCTGCAACTCGCGTCAACCGCGGCATTGCAGATTCTTTCAAAGGCGGCGTGATCATGGATGTGGTGACCCCAGAGCAGGCGCGCATTGCCGAAGCTTCTGGCGCTACCGCAGTGATGGCTTTGGAGCGTGTACCAGCTGATATTCGTGCCCAAGGTGGTGTGGCGCGTATGAGCGACCCAGACCTCATCGAGGGCATCGTCAATGCTGTTTCCATCCCCGTGATGGCCAAGGCTCGTATCGGACACTTCGTGGAAGCCCAGGTGCTCGAAGCACTCGGCGTGGACTTCATCGATGAATCTGAGGTGTTAAGCCCTGCGGATTACACCCACCACATCAACAAGTGGAAGTTCAAAGTGCCCTTTGTCTGTGGCGCCACCAACCTGGGTGAGGCATTGCGCCGTATCACCGAAGGTGCTGCCATGATTCGCTCCAAGGGCGAAGCCGGAACCGGTGACGTTTCGGAAGCCGTACGTCACCTGCGCACCATCCGCGGTGATATCAACCGTCTACGTTCTTTGGACGAAGATGAACTTTTCGTCGCCGCTAAAGAATTCCAGGCACCGTATGACTTGGTGCGCGAAGTGGCATCGACAGGCAAACTGCCCGTGACTACTTTCGTAGCAGGCGGAGTCTCCACGCCTGCCGATGCCGCACTCGTTCGCCAGATGGGCGCCGAAGGCGTCTTCGTCGGCTCCGGCATCTTCAAATCCGGCAACCCGGAAGCTCGCGCTGTTGCAATCGTTAAGGCAGCCACCAACTACGATGACCCATCGGTCATCGCTGAGGTGTCTCGCGGCCTGGGCGAAGCCATGGTCGGTATCAATGTTTCTGACGTGCCTGCGCCGCACCGCCTTGCGGAGCGCGGCTGGTAA
- a CDS encoding DUF418 domain-containing protein translates to MTTTTSGAHPVRTPRPRIDYLDAARALAIIGMLLAHIAAFIPLPDFVLNLVSGRSAIVFAVLAGVSTTLIARSGAVTEHERLGYTNAYSSRNLFVRGIILFVLGITLPLISVGPIIILATYSVLYLLAIPVLRLRTRYVAGLTAVTAFVAPVLSFWIRSTWPNTGDEIVIGGVPSIASFTSLEGTGQAIRQLLVDGMYPVLTWIPFLLAGIVIGRLIISGTFTARLSATAGLILAIVGYGTSWVLTNVTDVISGRVAPYREFDPALAHASDDKLLDIYGAIVYADFGVTNTNDPKSLLFASHHSGSITEIIGGIGFALLLLAGLSLLERVAAPVLAPVNNLGRMALTYYVAHIVGFLAVVLIGGGEYSLWIFLVVFIVIPMIFAAVWFRFFRRGPLEAVMYSAARRASGPRPARQEDKVPAKA, encoded by the coding sequence ATGACTACTACAACCTCCGGGGCGCACCCAGTGCGCACTCCCCGCCCTCGCATTGATTATCTCGATGCCGCGCGTGCTTTGGCCATCATCGGCATGCTGCTGGCGCATATCGCGGCGTTTATCCCGCTCCCAGACTTCGTCTTAAACCTTGTCTCCGGTCGCTCCGCCATCGTCTTTGCCGTCCTCGCTGGCGTTTCCACTACCTTGATTGCCCGCAGCGGCGCGGTGACAGAGCACGAGCGCTTGGGCTATACCAATGCCTATTCCTCCCGTAATCTCTTCGTGCGCGGAATCATCCTTTTCGTACTTGGTATCACGTTGCCACTTATCAGCGTCGGCCCCATCATCATCTTGGCCACCTACTCCGTGCTTTACTTGCTGGCCATTCCGGTGCTGCGCCTGCGCACCCGTTATGTCGCGGGATTGACCGCCGTCACGGCGTTTGTCGCCCCCGTACTATCGTTTTGGATTCGCTCTACGTGGCCAAATACCGGCGATGAAATAGTTATCGGCGGTGTTCCCAGCATCGCTAGCTTCACCAGCCTAGAGGGCACGGGGCAGGCCATTCGCCAGTTGCTTGTCGATGGCATGTACCCCGTCCTAACCTGGATCCCCTTCTTGCTCGCCGGCATTGTCATTGGCCGTTTGATTATCAGCGGCACTTTTACCGCGCGACTATCGGCTACTGCAGGTCTTATTCTGGCCATCGTCGGCTATGGCACCAGTTGGGTACTGACCAACGTCACCGATGTCATCTCCGGACGTGTTGCTCCTTACCGCGAGTTCGATCCAGCGCTTGCTCATGCTTCCGATGACAAGCTTCTGGATATCTACGGTGCTATCGTCTACGCCGACTTTGGTGTCACCAATACCAATGACCCGAAAAGCTTGTTATTTGCTTCTCACCACTCCGGATCCATCACGGAAATTATTGGCGGAATCGGCTTTGCACTGCTTCTTCTGGCCGGGCTGTCGCTTCTCGAGCGCGTTGCTGCCCCTGTGCTCGCTCCCGTGAACAATCTGGGACGCATGGCTTTGACTTACTACGTCGCGCATATCGTGGGATTCCTCGCCGTGGTACTCATCGGCGGCGGCGAGTATTCCCTGTGGATCTTTCTTGTCGTCTTCATCGTCATCCCCATGATCTTTGCTGCCGTGTGGTTCCGCTTCTTCCGTCGCGGACCTTTGGAAGCTGTCATGTACTCGGCTGCACGTCGGGCCTCGGGACCACGGCCTGCCCGCCAAGAGGACAAAGTTCCAGCGAAAGCCTAG
- the mgtE gene encoding magnesium transporter, with the protein MSDTTEQSMDVLDDWLKTEKGIDPKDAPRLQKLLAETPLQEVIALVERHNAVRAALALRLLPRQRSIEVFDALDSAHQADLIDELGNAEVFEFFDELDPDDRVSLLDELPAEIADRLLRSLDKDERDVTGVVLGYPKGSIGRRMSPQVPQIYPEMTVVEALARVRETADELETIYTLPVTRKDRRLVGVISFRTLFTARGNRLVEDLMSDPVFAYAHDDAEETARWFMPLDFLAMPIVDESRRLVGILMWDDAADILEEEDTEDSARSGGTEALQQPYMSTPLLKLVRSRIVWLLVLAVSALLTVKVLDSFEDTLAAAVVLSLFIPLLTGTGGNTGNQAATTVTRALALGDVRSKDFIQVLWRELRVGLVLGSMLGALGFILATFVYGLDIGIVIGLTLLLICTMSATVGGLMPILAKTIGADPAVFSNPFISTFCDATGLIIYFLIATSVLGL; encoded by the coding sequence ATGAGCGATACGACTGAACAGTCTATGGATGTCTTAGATGATTGGCTGAAGACTGAAAAGGGCATCGACCCGAAAGATGCGCCTCGATTGCAAAAGCTGCTGGCGGAGACGCCGCTCCAAGAGGTCATCGCGCTCGTGGAGCGCCACAACGCGGTGCGCGCAGCCTTAGCATTGCGGCTTTTGCCGCGGCAGCGCTCCATTGAGGTCTTTGACGCGTTGGACTCCGCGCACCAGGCAGACCTCATTGACGAGCTGGGTAATGCGGAAGTCTTTGAATTCTTCGATGAACTAGACCCTGATGACCGAGTGTCACTGCTTGATGAGTTGCCCGCGGAAATTGCTGACCGATTGCTGCGTTCTTTGGATAAGGATGAGCGCGACGTCACGGGCGTGGTCCTGGGGTACCCGAAGGGAAGCATCGGTAGGCGAATGAGCCCGCAGGTGCCGCAGATTTACCCCGAGATGACTGTCGTCGAAGCCTTGGCGCGGGTCCGCGAGACTGCGGATGAGCTAGAAACCATCTACACCTTGCCGGTTACGCGCAAAGACCGCCGGTTAGTGGGAGTTATTTCTTTCCGCACCTTGTTCACTGCGCGCGGAAACCGATTGGTTGAAGACTTAATGAGCGACCCAGTCTTTGCCTATGCACACGATGACGCAGAAGAGACCGCCCGCTGGTTCATGCCGTTGGACTTTCTTGCTATGCCGATCGTGGATGAATCCCGTCGGCTCGTGGGAATTTTGATGTGGGATGACGCAGCGGACATCCTAGAGGAAGAAGACACTGAGGACTCGGCGCGCTCTGGCGGTACGGAAGCACTGCAGCAGCCTTATATGTCCACGCCGCTGTTGAAGTTAGTGCGCTCGCGCATCGTTTGGCTTCTAGTTCTTGCTGTCTCGGCACTGCTGACAGTAAAAGTATTGGATAGCTTTGAAGATACACTCGCCGCAGCCGTGGTGCTTTCGCTGTTTATCCCCTTGCTAACGGGTACTGGCGGCAACACTGGCAACCAGGCTGCAACTACCGTCACGCGTGCTTTAGCGCTCGGTGACGTTCGCTCCAAAGACTTCATTCAAGTGCTCTGGCGCGAGCTGCGCGTGGGCCTAGTTCTGGGCAGTATGCTCGGTGCCTTGGGCTTTATTCTGGCCACCTTTGTCTACGGCCTAGACATTGGCATCGTAATCGGACTGACCCTACTGTTGATCTGTACGATGTCAGCAACGGTTGGCGGACTGATGCCGATTTTGGCTAAGACTATCGGCGCCGACCCAGCAGTATTCTCTAATCCCTTTATCTCGACCTTCTGTGACGCAACGGGACTCATCATCTACTTCCTCATTGCAACCTCGGTGCTAGGTTTGTAA